The following proteins come from a genomic window of Fusobacterium sp.:
- a CDS encoding GGDEF domain-containing protein: MNYDELRTIILNESENAIYISDPFTYELVYMNRFGMKLLDIKKQEDLEGKKCYELLQGEKKPCEFCTNSKLEKKKFYTWMHYNKKLNEHFYIKNKNIEVNGRKLRLEIATNITKNEMEKQRLKFELSNEQTLVQCIETLAKNNNTEMAINELLKIIAEFYCGDRAYIFEINYVNQTISNTYEWCGEGISNEIRNLQKIPLEAVERWLEEFKKKGEFYITSVGKNVKKESIEYEVLVAQGIESLVVAPLMENNEIVGFLGVDNPAINTNNLTLLKSVTFFVMDDINKRKLLAKLEEMSFMDILTGLGNRNKYIETLERIEKNPPETLGIIYADLNGLKIMNDTYGHAYGDKILKRIAEILINIFKKDVFRIGGDEFVVFCKNITKEKFKTNVEYLRTAVDLDKEISLSIGFHWNTGEIKIDEQIAYADKLMYDEKKTYYKESGQMK, encoded by the coding sequence ATGAATTATGATGAATTAAGAACTATTATTTTAAATGAAAGTGAAAATGCTATTTATATATCTGATCCATTTACATATGAGTTGGTATATATGAATAGATTTGGAATGAAATTACTTGATATAAAAAAACAAGAAGATTTAGAAGGAAAAAAATGCTATGAATTACTTCAGGGTGAGAAGAAGCCTTGTGAATTTTGTACAAATTCAAAATTAGAAAAAAAGAAATTTTACACATGGATGCACTATAATAAGAAACTTAATGAACATTTTTATATAAAAAATAAAAATATTGAAGTAAATGGAAGAAAATTACGTCTGGAAATAGCCACTAATATCACTAAAAATGAGATGGAAAAGCAAAGGTTAAAGTTTGAACTTTCTAATGAACAAACTTTAGTGCAGTGTATTGAGACTTTAGCGAAAAATAATAATACTGAAATGGCTATAAATGAGTTATTAAAAATAATTGCAGAATTTTATTGTGGAGATCGTGCTTATATATTTGAAATAAATTATGTTAATCAGACAATTTCCAATACTTATGAATGGTGTGGAGAAGGTATAAGCAATGAAATAAGAAATCTTCAGAAAATACCTCTAGAAGCAGTAGAGCGTTGGCTGGAGGAATTTAAGAAAAAAGGAGAATTCTATATTACATCTGTTGGAAAAAATGTAAAAAAAGAAAGTATTGAATATGAAGTATTAGTTGCTCAAGGAATAGAAAGTTTAGTAGTAGCTCCTTTGATGGAAAATAATGAAATAGTTGGATTTTTAGGTGTAGATAATCCAGCAATTAACACGAATAATCTAACTCTGTTAAAATCTGTTACCTTTTTTGTCATGGATGATATTAATAAACGTAAACTTTTGGCTAAACTTGAAGAGATGAGCTTTATGGATATACTTACTGGTTTAGGAAATAGAAATAAATATATAGAAACTCTTGAAAGAATAGAAAAAAATCCTCCTGAAACCTTAGGAATAATCTATGCAGATCTCAATGGACTAAAGATAATGAATGATACTTATGGACATGCTTATGGAGACAAGATATTGAAACGTATTGCAGAAATATTGATAAATATATTTAAGAAGGATGTTTTTCGTATAGGTGGAGATGAATTTGTAGTTTTTTGCAAAAACATAACGAAGGAAAAATTTAAAACTAATGTAGAGTATTTAAGAACAGCAGTAGATTTAGATAAAGAAATAAGTTTATCTATTGGATTTCATTGGAATACAGGAGAAATAAAAATAGATGAACAGATAGCTTATGCAGATAAACTTATGTATGATGAAAAGAAAACATACTATAAAGAGAGTGGCCAAATGAAATAA
- a CDS encoding helix-turn-helix domain-containing protein, whose product MKNKIYSCPIEATLDFIGGKYKSLILWHLIDKTLRYSELRKLIPQATPKMLTQQLRELEEHDLIIRTVYPVVPPKVEYSLSDSGKTIIPILDTMCNWGEKFLQRKQIPSCSSKKD is encoded by the coding sequence ATGAAAAATAAAATATACAGTTGTCCTATTGAAGCAACTTTAGACTTTATAGGTGGCAAATATAAATCTCTTATACTTTGGCATCTGATAGACAAAACATTGAGATATAGTGAACTTAGAAAACTTATTCCACAAGCTACACCTAAAATGCTGACTCAGCAACTTAGGGAGCTTGAAGAACATGATTTGATTATCAGAACTGTCTATCCTGTAGTTCCTCCTAAAGTAGAATACTCTCTTTCTGACTCTGGAAAAACTATAATTCCTATACTTGATACAATGTGTAATTGGGGAGAAAAGTTTTTACAAAGAAAGCAAATTCCTTCATGCAGCAGCAAAAAAGATTAA
- a CDS encoding nitroreductase family protein, with product MGFLELAKERFACRDYADKKVEKEKLEKILEAGRISPTAANMQSQRLLVIQEETGLEKLKKGTDVYQAPLVVIVCGDREKVWKRPFDGKNMVDIDTSIVTTHMMLEAKELGLDTVWICYFKPDVIRAEFNIPENLEPVNILAIGYGNGNKADTERFDKVRKPLSETLFYEKF from the coding sequence ATGGGATTTTTAGAACTTGCTAAAGAGAGATTTGCATGTCGTGACTATGCTGATAAAAAGGTAGAGAAAGAGAAATTAGAAAAAATACTGGAAGCAGGAAGAATATCTCCAACAGCAGCTAATATGCAGTCTCAAAGACTTCTTGTTATACAGGAAGAAACAGGACTTGAAAAATTAAAAAAAGGAACAGATGTATATCAAGCTCCATTAGTAGTAATAGTATGTGGAGATAGAGAAAAAGTATGGAAAAGGCCTTTTGATGGAAAGAATATGGTAGATATAGATACAAGTATAGTTACTACTCATATGATGTTAGAAGCTAAAGAGCTTGGACTGGATACAGTATGGATATGTTACTTTAAACCTGATGTTATAAGAGCAGAATTTAATATTCCAGAAAATCTTGAACCAGTAAACATTCTGGCTATAGGTTATGGGAATGGTAACAAAGCAGATACTGAAAGATTTGATAAAGTTCGTAAACCCCTTTCAGAAACACTATTTTATGAGAAATTTTAA